The following are encoded together in the Dyella terrae genome:
- a CDS encoding efflux RND transporter periplasmic adaptor subunit, with protein MAIFTPAPSSATDSYDCLIEPAQTVELGTPVSGLLERVTVKRGDKVARNEVLATLESHAEQTAADLARYKSQLNGPTELAQSKIEFSQRKFDRRHEMSEAKLMAKQESDDAESELKQAQAELTEAKENREVARLDYLHEASQLNLRTIRSPFDGVVVDQMMWPGEIVEPGASKHGVLKVAQLNPLRVRVVMPLRAFGTPRSGMTATVVSELDSSTTYTATISSIDRIVDAASGTFVVFMDLPNPKLDLPAGVKCKATLHPK; from the coding sequence ATGGCAATCTTCACTCCCGCGCCGTCGAGCGCAACAGATTCGTATGACTGCCTGATCGAGCCCGCACAGACGGTGGAACTCGGCACGCCGGTCAGCGGATTGCTCGAACGCGTCACGGTGAAGCGCGGCGACAAGGTCGCGCGCAACGAAGTATTGGCGACGCTGGAATCGCACGCGGAACAGACCGCCGCGGATCTTGCACGCTACAAGTCTCAATTGAATGGCCCCACCGAGCTTGCGCAAAGCAAGATCGAGTTCTCGCAGCGCAAGTTCGATCGTCGCCATGAGATGTCCGAAGCGAAACTCATGGCCAAGCAGGAAAGCGACGACGCCGAGTCGGAGCTGAAGCAAGCGCAGGCCGAACTGACCGAGGCGAAGGAGAACCGCGAGGTCGCTCGCTTGGACTATCTGCATGAGGCGAGCCAGCTGAATCTGCGCACCATTCGCAGTCCGTTCGATGGCGTGGTGGTGGATCAGATGATGTGGCCAGGCGAGATCGTCGAGCCTGGCGCCAGCAAGCACGGCGTACTGAAGGTTGCCCAGTTGAATCCGTTGCGCGTCAGGGTCGTCATGCCCTTGCGCGCCTTTGGCACGCCGCGTTCCGGCATGACAGCTACGGTGGTTTCGGAACTCGATTCCAGCACGACGTATACCGCCACGATCAGCAGTATCGACCGCATCGTCGATGCGGCGAGCGGCACGTTCGTGGTCTTCATGGATTTGCCCAATCCCAAGCTTGACCTGCCTGCCGGCGTCAAGTGCAAGGCGACGCTGCACCCGAAGTAG
- a CDS encoding DEAD/DEAH box helicase encodes MDRTEAFLATAAALENEAQAASDTALRERLCGIARQMHRNGFTDPLLAQAFAQIREASRRTLGMRHHDVQLLAGRALMRGRLAEMATGEGKTLAATLAAVTAAITGASVHVVTVNDYLAERDAEHNTALFAFLGLSVGVVLQDMDIAKRREAYACGIVYVSNKELTFDYLKDCIALGEASRTHQQLRELAGSRRTEPPILRGLHVAIIDEADSVLIDEASTPLIISESLPDDLDPAIYAQAIDLARTLERGVDFVLGPRRDIWLTAAGRQRVRELTHEHGGLWRSTLWRDEFAQKALSATYCFQRDQHYILAEDKVQIVDESTGRVMPDRTWERGLHQMIESKEGCEITGQRRTLAQITYQRFFGRYLHLCGMTGTAQEVAAEIKRSYDLSVTRVPTHKPSKRRRLPDRLCRDTDQRWIHVARRASEVAAQGRAVLIGTRSVEASERLSAELDRAEVAHIVLNARQDKTEAETVAQAGQAGRIMVATNMAGRGTDIKLADAVREAGGLHVILTEFHESARVDRQLFGRCARQGDPGTTEAIVSFDDELFRSFAPPGMRWLLRAMIGKQPPGFRRVVTWMQDRAERHFRKQRLDTMKRDEQWRRALGFVGKTRK; translated from the coding sequence ATGGATCGTACGGAAGCGTTCCTGGCGACCGCCGCCGCTCTTGAGAACGAGGCACAAGCGGCCAGCGACACAGCGTTGCGGGAGCGCCTGTGTGGAATCGCGCGACAGATGCACCGCAATGGATTCACCGACCCGCTGCTCGCGCAGGCCTTTGCGCAGATTCGCGAAGCGTCGCGTCGCACACTGGGTATGCGACACCACGATGTGCAGCTTCTGGCCGGCCGCGCGCTGATGCGAGGGCGCCTGGCAGAAATGGCAACCGGCGAAGGCAAGACCCTTGCGGCCACACTCGCAGCCGTTACTGCTGCGATCACGGGAGCGTCCGTCCACGTCGTCACTGTTAACGACTACCTTGCCGAGCGCGATGCAGAACACAACACGGCGTTGTTTGCCTTCCTTGGGCTTAGTGTCGGCGTGGTGCTGCAGGACATGGATATCGCCAAGCGGCGCGAAGCCTACGCCTGCGGCATCGTCTACGTATCGAACAAGGAACTCACTTTCGATTACCTGAAGGACTGCATCGCGCTCGGCGAGGCATCTCGCACGCACCAGCAATTGCGCGAGTTGGCCGGCAGTCGTCGTACCGAGCCACCGATCCTTCGCGGCTTGCACGTTGCCATCATCGACGAAGCGGACAGCGTGCTGATCGACGAGGCCAGTACCCCACTTATCATTTCCGAAAGCCTGCCGGACGATCTCGATCCGGCCATCTATGCGCAAGCGATCGATCTGGCGCGAACGCTTGAGCGCGGAGTGGATTTTGTGCTGGGCCCGCGCCGCGATATCTGGCTGACCGCAGCGGGTCGACAACGCGTGCGAGAGCTTACCCACGAACACGGCGGGCTATGGCGCTCCACGCTATGGCGTGACGAGTTCGCGCAGAAAGCACTCTCGGCAACGTACTGCTTTCAGCGTGACCAGCACTACATCCTGGCCGAGGACAAGGTGCAGATCGTCGATGAGTCCACTGGCCGTGTCATGCCAGACCGTACATGGGAACGTGGACTGCATCAGATGATCGAGTCCAAAGAGGGCTGCGAAATCACCGGCCAACGTCGCACGCTCGCGCAGATCACCTACCAGCGCTTCTTCGGTCGCTACTTGCACCTGTGCGGAATGACCGGTACCGCCCAGGAGGTTGCCGCGGAGATCAAGCGCAGCTATGACTTGTCGGTCACCCGCGTCCCCACCCACAAACCCAGCAAGCGCAGACGCCTGCCCGATCGTTTGTGCAGGGATACAGACCAACGCTGGATCCACGTTGCCAGGCGCGCCAGTGAAGTGGCTGCCCAAGGCCGTGCCGTATTAATCGGTACGCGCTCTGTAGAAGCCTCCGAGCGATTGAGCGCCGAACTGGACCGCGCGGAGGTCGCCCATATCGTCCTCAATGCCCGCCAGGACAAGACCGAGGCGGAGACGGTGGCGCAGGCAGGCCAGGCAGGACGGATCATGGTGGCCACCAACATGGCTGGCCGAGGCACCGACATCAAGCTCGCCGACGCGGTGCGCGAGGCCGGTGGCCTGCATGTGATCCTCACCGAATTCCATGAGTCGGCGCGCGTGGACCGTCAACTATTTGGTCGCTGCGCGCGGCAAGGCGACCCGGGAACCACCGAAGCCATCGTCAGCTTTGACGATGAATTGTTCCGCAGCTTTGCGCCGCCAGGCATGCGCTGGTTGTTGCGCGCCATGATCGGCAAGCAGCCACCCGGGTTTCGACGAGTCGTGACGTGGATGCAGGATCGCGCGGAGCGTCACTTTCGCAAGCAGCGGCTCGATACGATGAAACGCGACGAGCAATGGCGACGAGCGCTTGGATTCGTAGGCAAGACCCGGAAGTGA